The Neodiprion pinetum isolate iyNeoPine1 chromosome 5, iyNeoPine1.2, whole genome shotgun sequence genome segment ATATATTACTGTAAAAGTAAGTACTTCTTGGAATATTTATTCTGAGGACTATTTATTATGTTAATCTTATACGGTCTTCATAAGAAAAAGGTGCATGTCGATTCATATAATACGGACGTTAAATTCTAGTTAAAAATGCggttagaaataaaaaaatgtgttggGTAAATAATTTCTAATGATGACTGTTTGGTATAAAATTACAACACTTGAAAATCTCGTAATCCTCAGTTTGATATGGGTTATATCACCATTCAATAAGCAGCAGGcaagaattatttaaattgaaactatagtaatttttcacatttccgtGTAACATTGACacttattaattatttgatttgTACGTTTGATATATGTATCTACAGAAGTACATTTTTTTAGATTATTTCTTATTCATTGTACGTCATTTCATGCTTTTTTTCATGTAACGAGGctaaaatattcgtataaaaagaatttaatatgaaaaatcgaatttggaaaattcatCGCCTATGTAGAAATTTTAAAGGGTCTCAAAACTTTAAGAGAAACTTGTATGATTTAGGTCACCTAGTCGGCGTTGCTTATTATGTGGCCAAAGGTGTCGAGATGATGCAGAAGTCGCAGAGCATGTCCGTCAAAATCATGCGGAGGATGCGCCGCCAAATACTTGCACTCTTTGTGGAAAAACGTGCAAAGATAAGCGTAGTTTGATCAAGCACTCCTGGGTACACAATGCTGATAAGACATTTGGATGTACAAAATGTGGTAAACATTTCCACAATAAGGCCAGACTCCGCAGGTGCGCTAAGATTCATTATCAGtatttaatttatcaattttcacactaaattaatatttcaattgaCCTTTTGCAAGCTGTCAACTCAACTTGTTACTGTCAGAAACCAAGCTCCGGTTACTcgacattttaatttttgatgcATTAGATAAAATATAGCATGAAGTACTTCTGTTCAAAGGTTCTCGTCAGTTGTTGTAAACCCCATTAAATTTTAACTACTTAACTGAATTTgctgttttttaaaaaacccACGTATTGTGATGAATGTTggttataaatgaaaatcttcAATAGGCACATGGTGTCCCATCGCAATAAGATGGTCGCATGTGACGAGTGCGGCGAAGAATTTCCTGATGGTAGAGCACTGGTGAGCCACCGTCACTCTCACAACAAGGATTTGGGTGGGCGTTCTTTCCCCTGTAGGGAATGTGGAAAGACATTTGGTAGCCGTAGTTCTCAACAGATTCATATCCGTATTCATACTGGTGAAAGACCGTATGGATGTAGATTCTGTTGGAAAGCATTTGCAGATGGAGGAACACTCAGAAAACATGAACGAATACATACCGGTGAAAAGCCTTATGGATGTGCCATCTGCCCTCGAGCTTTTAACCAACGTGTAAGCTTGATAATTACTTAATTGTTTACCAATAATCATTGATGCGAGTATATGCAATAACCTgttcaataattaaaattttctataaaaactTACAGGTCGTTTTGCGTGAACATGTTAGGGCTCATCATTCAGGTCCAGATCCAAAATGTCATGGCAGTATGACGCCATATCTATGCAAAGTATGCGGTGATTCTTATGGCACGTCCGAAGAAATAGTTGCACACATAGTGCAACACTGTGATGACAATACAGCCTTGCGCCGACAACCGCAAACTGGCCCGCGAAAGTATAAAAGAAGGCGCAAGCTCAAGCCTTATGAAACAAACCCTGTTCCCCCACGCATGGCTGCAGTGAGTTACGAAACGCCAGACATTGCATCCGATTCGGACGATAATACAAAACGAAAACTTGGAAAGAAGAACAAGCAACAGCACAGGGCGAATGTAGAAGAGGGTTATCAGAACGTATTGAAAAGCTTTGAAAGTTCACTGCAGAATATAAGCTCGATAGTAAGTAATTCCAAGGCTAATCCAGCCAAATCGAAACTTTCGAAAAGAAAGGCCAAGaaggatgaaaagaaaaatgaaacacagaCGTCTGCTCAGTCCAGTAGACCAAAAATGATTCACACTCAGAAAACTCGTGTACCGGTTCAGATTGGTGGTGACGGAGTGAAGAAGGGCCAAAAAACTAAGACCATGGTTACCAGAACTCCCAAAGTTATGCCAAACGAACATAAAACTGGGGTATTTCCCAGCGGTGAAAGAAATAGACCGAGGACTAAAAATGTTAGTTATCATATTGAAGGGAAACTTCAACTTACCCCAGCAACATTCCCAACAAAACCGAACGAGGAGCTCGAAAAGCCGCACTCCGTGAcatttttagagaaaaatattaaaattgaacCAGGATCGCAAAAGAATAGCGGTGCAGTTCACAGTAATAATAACGGTAATATAGCCATAGCGGAGCGAAAGGTGGAGCCAACACCAAGGAAGAAACCTGCCGTCGTTAAGAAAGTGCGAAAACAAAAGCAAGTTGTAATAAAACAAGAGCCAAAAGATGATGAGTCGAGTCAAGAAGCCACgcaaaacaacaacaatgcGATAGAAATGAATCAAACGAGTCACATGTTAGATAATGCTCTGGATGGCAATAATTTAGAAGTTGCTTATGAAGCAAGCATCGTTACAGCTGAAGAAGAATCCATCCTTCCTGATTTAGATACGCACACCATCCATAATGAGGTTGCGGAAAAAGAAAGTTTCCAACTAAGTGTTAAAATGCTTGAATCAGCACCGCACAGAATGCTAGCTGTACATCACGTTATCACACCAGTTGACGAGGTTCCAGAGACCATAATTCCGGATGCTGTTGAATACACGTGCGAAATGTGTTCAGCTGTATTTTCAAGCCGTGCAGAGCTTTTGGTTCACGTTCCGATACACATTTGATTGCATTTGATTGATGTTATGGGAGAAGCATCCAGGTTTGTTCAATTGTAGgcctctttttctctaattaatgttttttttttttttttttttgccaatgcCGTTATGGATGCTGAACAAACTCGGCTTAGGTATCTAATCGTTTGAGTTGATCGTACACATAGGTTCAAGCCAAGGCCCCCTATGCTTGTTACTCTATGAGTTATACCACGTTCATTGTTGCATGTTCTATATTTTCATTGTATTGagtttttgcaaaagaaaaaaaacaaaccaaaaaaaaaagaatattgttCACTCAATTATACATGGTGACATACTTACGCTGACAAGTTTATATCCTTTCCTAAGCATCGTTTGTTGCACCACAATTCATACCATGCAGTATGATGAGGGCAAATCACAAAATGAGCTGGGATTAACAGTTATTTTGTCATGGAAGATGAAAggataattaaattttcaataaatttagAATAGACCATTGAAATAGAATTTCAGCATAAAATGACTGTAAAAAATCTGTGTTGATGTAATCATTGATGTTTTACTTAGGTAAATTCAAAGATAATGTATATTAcctaaatttattcatcaattactataaaatgtatattataactttcttctatattcaattattacatAACAGGTTTCCACTCTATGGCTCATTCGTTTTCTTTGCTTAACTTTACATTTGGTCTTTTATGATTAAACTTAATGTAATTATTTCTGAGTTTTAAGAATATATAGTAGTTTATTGAATTCAACTTTAATGTTATTTTATGAAACATGGTTATTCATTTTCAGATACTGGCAATGTAATGCCATATTATAGgggtattaaaaataatagtaactAAAGTTAACAACGTTCGAAAATTGTGTGTATTCATAATTAGATAGCTTGTAacaacattttgaaaaacaggCCAACACTAGCCAAatgatcatattttttttcaatactgcAGAAGATAAATTTGACATAGTGTACTAGAGCAATTATCTTATGATAGCCATGTGTTTGGAGTATAATACATAAAtgtacatacaaaaaaaaatgagagcAAAATAGTATCAATCTTGTCTGAATAACTTTACTAGTATAcagtgttttctttttttttgtatatacCTATTTAACGTATAGATCTTATATCTTTACTCCCAAATTTTAAGAACAACAATCTGTATTCATTTTTCTGCTAAACACttgtgattgaattttttgaaaaatacgaaaaaataattactgtaGATCTAACGGTCGTAGCATCCCAATAAACAGAATCGATCTTTACAAGCATACTATATTTGCTAataagaggggaaaaaatatgtacataaacAAACAAGAAATTTTGCAGATTTATAAACATACTCCTAGAATTTGTATGCCAACAAGTTATGATTTAGCaggatatttgaaatattttataatgacTTAGAcgtcaataaaaaataaataaaattacctaTATAACAGATACTTCCTTACTTTATAAACGGATTCTCCATagagtataataaatattaataacttGTGTGAATTGTAAGGTTCGCGACTATACTAACCAATATTTCGATATCGCCTTTTGGGTTAAAAGAAGATTATGATATAATATGGCATTGCTAGTATCGTACAAAATGTACTGCTtggttaaattatttcaatttttctttctctttagTTCGCAATATTTAATAACCTCTAGCATGAACCATGTGAATACAGAGTTAGATATTCTTATTCACAATTTAATTGTTACATTCTTCTTTAGTTCTTagcaatattcaaacagcTTTAAGATCAGtttgatataataaataattactattttataaattaagtCAATAATGACATTATAAAGAAATTGAGTTAAGTCTTTTTAATCGCACATTCATCAACTTATACTAATATGTTGATAAcgttttatgttttatttatcaagaTGGTAGCACTAGattctttgtttcaaattgTTACAGCAACGGAGTTGGCGTaacatgtacgtacgtacatggCATTGCAAAGAATACGATAAACGCTGTTCAAAAATAGTTCTGTATTAAAATGCTTCAGTTTGTTAAGCTTAAGTTTTAAGTGATTTGCAGTTACACCCCTCATATTAATGAGCTCTATGCaagatataaaattaataaaaagccGTACTGTTGAAAGCGCtcttatttgaaaattagaagaaaattaaGCAGATTGATTTACCACGAATCGCAATAAATTAGTGACATCAAAGTATGTCTTTATCTTAGGAAAAATGATTCGCATTTGCATTTGTAAAACATTCACTGATTGAATAATCGTGCAAATTCACTTTGGCATACTATAAAGACCACAGTTGCCTTGTCAATTAGCAATCAACATAAGTTTTATAACGCATTATAACTTGAGCTGATggttgaaaattaacaatGTTCATAGCACACCTACTTTTTCCAGTGAAAGCTTTGTTTACATACAAAGGTCATAGAATTATAACTTAGTCCCAAAGATATTTTATGCAGTAtatctgtaattattttaaagGTGGTTAATTGCAGCAAATTTTGTGcttgaaaatattctaaatTACCTTATGTAATATAAAATGTGAGTTGTGGCATTGGGCTAGGACCAAGAGAATACACAATCGGTGAATATACCTGTATTAgagaaaattgacaaatattAGCAGAATCAAATTTTCGGTTACTCCCAATTTATCCGGAGGCttttaattatacattttgCGATTGCCATATGGAGCAGCCGAAACAGTGGcgtataataacaaaaatacgtctaacaaacattaaatttttaagCCATTTTGCTACGTGAagtataatagtaataaaacTATTCGAAGATCATGAAACACTTGTCATGAGTGTGGAAGTAATTCTTGGTATTGAAGttgagaaacagaaaaaatttaataaaacaatTAGTTACTCGATACATAGATGG includes the following:
- the LOC124219074 gene encoding zinc finger protein 420 — encoded protein: MDVAGDLTLQWVEEVGNVVHEEVICDLEGELDTPEEEVIGACEEVSVEDTVETVPEACPAPDSEILLVPQSNDMESIYIVPQDGQGHDYLNIQVTEEVISDNWDRPGQHDGVEIPETKVSHDNLLEYDDMEIPLPIDQDSYTNTRPYPCDFCSRRFRKKANLMNHMVAHQTDRPHGCNLCGARYVRKCDLMNHLKIHAYAPSRDGLEDDLNDDDSLIPEEEETNKGRRKKVQSNAPRKRKNNAAAAKRAAPEIKVEMGKYVNKSYDYVDEDMRLLEEMTNRNSARGNNYASSSRWNEQLTSEHIEPQPPRWPITDPTKPYVCQHCGVGFAREKALASHSRVHGGDSPFECTSCGDMFWDVNTLREHVRIKHGGAVQSDLEEYDNDATYTGDERFGEFYCDTCGVPFHRLDLLKRHRKIHVKQETTEVITKGSSQHHVCNVCGEWFEEALALLAHAELHARSPSRRCLLCGQRCRDDAEVAEHVRQNHAEDAPPNTCTLCGKTCKDKRSLIKHSWVHNADKTFGCTKCGKHFHNKARLRRHMVSHRNKMVACDECGEEFPDGRALVSHRHSHNKDLGGRSFPCRECGKTFGSRSSQQIHIRIHTGERPYGCRFCWKAFADGGTLRKHERIHTGEKPYGCAICPRAFNQRVVLREHVRAHHSGPDPKCHGSMTPYLCKVCGDSYGTSEEIVAHIVQHCDDNTALRRQPQTGPRKYKRRRKLKPYETNPVPPRMAAVSYETPDIASDSDDNTKRKLGKKNKQQHRANVEEGYQNVLKSFESSLQNISSIVSNSKANPAKSKLSKRKAKKDEKKNETQTSAQSSRPKMIHTQKTRVPVQIGGDGVKKGQKTKTMVTRTPKVMPNEHKTGVFPSGERNRPRTKNVSYHIEGKLQLTPATFPTKPNEELEKPHSVTFLEKNIKIEPGSQKNSGAVHSNNNGNIAIAERKVEPTPRKKPAVVKKVRKQKQVVIKQEPKDDESSQEATQNNNNAIEMNQTSHMLDNALDGNNLEVAYEASIVTAEEESILPDLDTHTIHNEVAEKESFQLSVKMLESAPHRMLAVHHVITPVDEVPETIIPDAVEYTCEMCSAVFSSRAELLVHVPIHI